GCTGTGGTTGGCTGAGATACCATAAATGGATTGGATGATGTCGGCGGTGGCTGTGGCTGAGGCTGAGATACTGGGATTGGCCTAGAGGTCGGTGGTTGCTGAGATACCCGAAATGGGTTAGATGATGTCTGTTGTGGCTGAGATACTGGCGATGCCTTAGCGTTTTGTGGTGGCTGTGAAGCTGGAAATGGGTTAGAAGTCCGCGGCGGCTCAGACACCGGAAAGGGGTTAGAGTTCAATGATCGTTGAGACACAGCAGACGGCTTAGAGTTCGTTGGTGGCTGAGACGCAGCAAAAGGCTTAGACTTTTGTGATGACTGAGACCCAGAGAAGGGCTTAGAGGCAGCAAAAGGCCTCGGTGCCTACATGAAAAAACAATACTTTAATTCATATACATAAAAGATGTGTCTACATTACTAAAGGTTTCTTTTTTATACCTCACGAAGACCAGTCCCTGCAAGAGGGTTAGAAGATGGCTGAGACATTGGGAATAGCTTAGAAGAGACAGGCTGCGGTTTAGACACCGAATGTGTCTGAGCCGGGCGGTTTGGCTGAGACACAGAAGGTTGATCAGAAACCAAAGACAGCAGCGAGAGCTGAGCAGCTTGATTGGACCTAGGAGGCTGAAACTGACCAGAGGATTGCAAAGCTATAGGCTCAGACGTCGGAGTAGGTTTAGACGACCAAGTGAGATCAGTTGAAGGAGGAGGCGCCCTTTGAGACGACGCCTCCTCATAAGACCTACCACTAGAAGACCGTTCTTGATCATGAAAACGCCGACTAGGCTGCACCCTTTCCGTCGCAGTGTTCAAGTTGATAGACCTCTCTTCCTCAACAGGAAGTCTCCAGTCTCTCCCGCTACTACTACTCGAACCACCACTCCTAATCATCTCACTCTCGTGACCAAACTGCTGCAACGGCTGAGACTGCATCACCTGCTGAGGCTGAGCGAAATGCGAGTGCTGGTGAAGCTGAAACGGCAACTGCTGGCTCTGATACGACACCGTTTGGTGCTGAGGAGACTCCTCTTGGTGCTGAGGAGACTGTGGCGGCTGATTCAGAAGCTGAAACCCTAGTTGACCTAACTGCCCGAACTGACTCAGATGAACCTCACGATCGTACAATGCCTTCCTAGAAGGATCGGAGAGGACGTACCACGCGTCGGAGATGAGCCTGAAGGCCTGATCGGAGTACGGAAACCGGTTCCGGCTAGGGTTGAGGAGCACGGCGAGCCTGCTGTACTGAGTGGCGACGAGCTCGGGGTTGTGAGTGAGGCGAACGAGGCGGAGGACGGCGTACCAGTCGGGGAGATCGGCGCGGATGCGAGATTCGCCGGCGAGGAGAGTGTCGGCGACGGCGAGGATAAGCTCGGCGGGATCTACGAGGGAGTGATCGGCCTCGCATGCGCGGATCGCGTAGGTTTTGGAGCCGTTTAGGTCGCCGGATAAGAGGAGCTTCTGCGCAGTCATTAGCCAACGTTCGGCGTCTCCTCCACCTCCGTTACCTCCGCCgctcatcattttttttaacagtGGGAAgactttgagagagagagagagagatttgggATTTGGTTAAGATTCTTCAGTGGAAATGTGAATGTGTTTTTTCCCTTATAGTATATAGTTTGATTAATTAATGATACACAGCTTTTATGGTGTTTTAGCTTTTGGGTTTCAAGGCCCAAATGGATTCGTATTCTGTTGGACACTGAACACGTTGATCTGGAAGTTAGTTTATTGTGCTGGACTCGGAAAACTTAAGCCAATTTTATCTAAATTTTATACGTGCCCCGCACATGTTAATTTTCATAGTAGTTTATTTACTTGgaaataacaaaaatagaaaatttcaaaatagaaaatctcttatatactaaatcGCAAGTCGCATGGCCAATCAGATTTTGACACATTATcctatttcaaaaatttaaataaaaaatgtaaatgaaaCTACTTGTGCACAGAATAGcttttgttgatttttatttatttattttatatgaaaaataaaattcctaAAATTTCTCACACTACACCATGATCTCTCAATCCTTAAACAGTTAATTTTTTCAAGATTTAACTAACGATTTGTAAATTCCTAATTCTCCATTTATTCTCTCCGAAATCTCTTCTTCTATCCAGAAAGAGGTGACAGCGGTAGCAAAATTTGGGTTCGTGAATGTAGCTATGAGGAATCGATCAGACTTTCTGAAAGGATTAAGGAACAAGGAACGATATGGTGGCGAAACAGGAATAAGGGAATAGTTTCATCAAGGAAGGATGATTTGGAGTTTTCGGACTAGAGTGCTGCAGCAAGAGGAGATCAAGAGAAAATGCTGGACCTTATAAGTTCATTCACAAACATCTATTTTATTGACATGGAAGTTTGGGTTGGTCGGGGAGAAATGGTGATTCTGGAAAGAAGATTCCCAACACCAAATTATCAAGGTATGAGATTCATTTTGTGGGGAAGAGAAAAATCACATATTTTACAGTTCCACTTCCCCCTTCCAACCTCCACGATCACCATTCACCAGTATATCTACCTTTATATACTTAACTACCGATGTGGGCATGCATTGCTTCTTCCtcagataaaattttaatttgtattgttatttttttcctttgcttcatctctgttgatttctctcttttctctgtttctactacaacatttattttaatactAAGTCTCATTCGCTCACATTCAAAGTCTTCTTCGAAAAACTCAAAGTTTTACCTTTTTCCAAATCCAAAAGTCTGAGACAGAGGAGGAAAAatgaatatattgaatttttcaactTTCTATTTCGTTCctcttcaaaaatatatattctgttTAGTAGCCTTTTCCATGCTTCAAAAAATTGTACCCCATTACTAATTAATACTAATGACTAATTGATGCAGGTTTTAAAAGATGtggaaaagcaaaaaaaaactcactctATTGAACAGAAATGGAATTACAGGTAAACTTATCAGACTCCTTTATTAACCTTTTTTCGTCATCTATTAACCTTTTTATTATCAAGAAGTATCATATTTTGCATGGTTTCCAtgagattaaaattttgttttgaaaagaaAAGTAACATAAAAGTTACGATATAACACCTACGGTATCATTCCTTTTGTGATTTCTGTTGATGAACTACtttttttggttgttgaaaTGCCATTTGAATCACAAGTATATGTTTATTggtttatttacaaaattaacgtgttttaaaattatgtataagtATAGAATTGTGAGATAAATTTGCAGCCCaaactagaaaataaaattttgagtttgaGTGTATTTCTGGAATTACGTGATTTAGAGAGTTTCTGCAGTTACATGTacttaaatcaaattatattttattattatttattttaaataaaattatatttccaTTTCAGTTTTTAAATATCTCGATTCATAGGTTTTCAATGTTCTAAATTGTTGTAAAATAACATACAAGAGctcaaaagaaaataagaaaaacaaagcTACACAAACCTTGCAACCAATTAAATGATTTATTCTTAAAAAAGTAATAAT
The nucleotide sequence above comes from Brassica napus cultivar Da-Ae chromosome A9, Da-Ae, whole genome shotgun sequence. Encoded proteins:
- the LOC106366536 gene encoding pollen-specific leucine-rich repeat extensin-like protein 1, whose product is MMSGGGNGGGGDAERWLMTAQKLLLSGDLNGSKTYAIRACEADHSLVDPAELILAVADTLLAGESRIRADLPDWYAVLRLVRLTHNPELVATQYSRLAVLLNPSRNRFPYSDQAFRLISDAWYVLSDPSRKALYDREVHLSQFGQLGQLGFQLLNQPPQSPQHQEESPQHQTVSYQSQQLPFQLHQHSHFAQPQQVMQSQPLQQFGHESEMIRSGGSSSSSGRDWRLPVEEERSINLNTATERVQPSRRFHDQERSSSGRSYEEASSQRAPPPSTDLTWSSKPTPTSEPIALQSSGQFQPPRSNQAAQLSLLSLVSDQPSVSQPNRPAQTHSVSKPQPVSSKLFPMSQPSSNPLAGTGLREAPRPFAASKPFSGSQSSQKSKPFAASQPPTNSKPSAVSQRSLNSNPFPVSEPPRTSNPFPASQPPQNAKASPVSQPQQTSSNPFRVSQQPPTSRPIPVSQPQPQPPPTSSNPFMVSQPTTASKPLPVSQQPSTSKPMMVTQPPQQAFQSQPPEASGGPSTLSPIFSSTQSFHQPPVSTTPPPVPAVSTTPSPIPVASTNPSPPQPTGVTNQTQHTEQTPSSDSHPKVPSFWTTCPYCFVLFEYPDMYEESVLKCQTKSCRRAFQAVKVPSPPPVAEEDTYYCCWGFYPIGFAETAKIPDLPRGFPVYDIPRTAPKKASRKVYYNEDEDDDEYIDSDPSEDDDDDDDDWHMNGTKRRKNVKQSKQKASTKPRLGKPRKVIVVD